A region of Mycolicibacterium brumae DNA encodes the following proteins:
- a CDS encoding alpha/beta fold hydrolase: MTPPDPSVVRIDGPWRHLDVHANGIRFHVVEAAPLTDADAAVPPSSRPLVILLHGFGSFWWSWRHQLSGLPGARVVAVDLRGYGGSDKPPRGYDGWTLAGDTAGLIRALGHTSATLIGHADGGLVCWATSVLHPRLVDAIAVVNSPHPMALKRSAIVNRGQRNALLPSLMAYQAPRWPERKLTRHDAIELEALVRRRSCAAWQQTDDFAETIRRLRTAFQIPGAAHCSLEYQRWAVRSQLRSEGRRFMAAMDQPLGIPFLHLHGENDPYVLNDPVSRSRAWAPAGKFLTVDGVGHYTHEEAPDEVNDRLDQFLGQVR; the protein is encoded by the coding sequence GTGACGCCGCCGGATCCTTCGGTCGTCCGCATCGACGGCCCGTGGCGGCACCTGGACGTGCACGCCAACGGCATCCGGTTCCACGTGGTGGAGGCCGCGCCGCTGACCGACGCCGACGCCGCGGTGCCGCCGTCGTCCCGGCCGCTGGTCATCCTGCTGCACGGGTTCGGCTCGTTCTGGTGGTCCTGGCGGCACCAGCTGTCCGGGCTGCCCGGCGCGCGGGTGGTGGCCGTCGATCTGCGCGGCTACGGCGGCAGTGACAAACCCCCGCGCGGGTACGACGGCTGGACGCTGGCCGGGGACACCGCCGGGCTGATCCGGGCGCTCGGGCACACCTCGGCGACGCTGATCGGGCACGCCGACGGTGGGCTGGTCTGTTGGGCCACCTCGGTGCTGCACCCGCGGCTGGTCGACGCGATCGCCGTGGTCAACTCCCCGCACCCGATGGCGCTGAAGCGCTCCGCGATCGTGAATCGGGGCCAGCGCAACGCGCTGCTGCCGTCGCTGATGGCCTACCAGGCGCCGCGCTGGCCGGAGCGCAAGCTGACCCGTCACGACGCCATCGAGTTGGAGGCGCTGGTCCGGCGGCGCAGCTGTGCGGCCTGGCAGCAGACCGACGATTTCGCCGAGACGATCCGGCGCCTGCGCACCGCGTTCCAGATTCCGGGGGCCGCGCACTGCAGCCTGGAGTACCAGCGCTGGGCGGTGCGCAGCCAGCTGCGCAGTGAGGGCCGCCGGTTCATGGCGGCGATGGATCAGCCGCTGGGCATCCCGTTTCTGCACCTGCACGGCGAGAACGACCCGTACGTGCTCAACGACCCGGTCAGTCGCAGCCGGGCCTGGGCGCCGGCCGGCAAGTTCCTCACCGTCGACGGGGTCGGGCACTACACCCACGAGGAAGCCCCCGACGAGGTCAATGACCGGCTCGATCAGTTCCTGGGGCAGGTGCGGTAG
- a CDS encoding phage holin family protein produces the protein MSKADRQNGAPATVTSIPLVDAHAVTPDSSIGDLVKEASAQVSTLVRAEVDLARAEITRDLKKGVAGSILFVMALVVLGYSTFFFFFFAAELLDTWLIRWVAFLIVFVSMVLFALLLTFIGYLRVRKIRGPQQTIETLQETKAALTDRSGSYTGAATTNLPEKSVDPSGW, from the coding sequence GTGAGCAAAGCCGACCGCCAAAACGGAGCGCCCGCCACCGTCACCTCGATCCCGTTGGTCGACGCGCATGCGGTCACGCCGGACTCGTCGATCGGCGATCTGGTCAAGGAAGCCTCCGCGCAGGTCTCCACCCTGGTGCGCGCCGAAGTGGACCTGGCTCGCGCCGAGATCACCCGGGACCTCAAGAAGGGCGTCGCCGGGTCCATCCTGTTCGTGATGGCGCTGGTGGTGCTCGGCTACTCCACCTTCTTTTTCTTCTTCTTCGCCGCCGAACTGCTCGACACCTGGCTGATCCGCTGGGTGGCGTTCCTGATCGTGTTCGTGTCGATGGTGCTGTTCGCGCTGCTGTTGACGTTCATCGGATACCTGCGGGTGCGCAAGATCCGCGGCCCGCAACAGACCATCGAAACGCTGCAGGAGACCAAGGCCGCCCTGACGGACCGCTCCGGGTCCTACACCGGCGCCGCGACCACGAACCTTCCGGAAAAATCTGTCGACCCGTCCGGCTGGTGA
- a CDS encoding S1 family peptidase has protein sequence MVLPLAATPVAHADEKVVLGGGSGIVVDDDAYCTLTSIGTDSFGDLVGFTSAHCGGPGAVVAAESDKGRIVGTMVAGNDALDYAVIKFDPELVAPTNNVNGFIIDGLGPDPAFGQVACKLGRTTGQSCGVTWGPGQDPGTIVNQVCGAPGDSGAPVTVNNKLVGMLHGAYTDALPTCVMKFIPLHTPAVTMSFNTQLADITAKNRHGTGFRPTGT, from the coding sequence GTGGTGTTGCCGCTGGCCGCGACCCCGGTCGCCCACGCCGACGAGAAAGTGGTGCTCGGCGGGGGATCGGGGATCGTCGTCGACGATGACGCCTACTGCACGCTGACCTCGATCGGCACGGACAGCTTCGGTGACCTGGTCGGTTTCACTTCCGCGCACTGCGGCGGGCCGGGCGCGGTGGTGGCGGCCGAGTCGGACAAGGGCCGCATTGTCGGGACCATGGTCGCCGGCAACGACGCGCTGGACTACGCGGTGATCAAATTCGACCCCGAGCTGGTCGCCCCCACCAACAATGTCAACGGCTTCATCATCGACGGGCTGGGCCCGGACCCGGCGTTCGGCCAGGTGGCCTGCAAGCTGGGCCGCACCACCGGCCAGTCCTGCGGTGTGACCTGGGGTCCGGGGCAGGACCCGGGCACCATCGTCAATCAGGTCTGCGGCGCGCCCGGGGACTCCGGCGCCCCGGTCACGGTGAACAACAAGCTGGTCGGGATGTTGCACGGCGCCTACACCGACGCGCTGCCGACCTGCGTCATGAAGTTCATCCCGCTGCACACCCCGGCGGTGACCATGTCCTTCAACACCCAGCTGGCCGATATCACCGCGAAGAACCGCCACGGCACGGGCTTCCGCCCGACCGGGACTTAA